Proteins from a single region of Paramormyrops kingsleyae isolate MSU_618 chromosome 9, PKINGS_0.4, whole genome shotgun sequence:
- the esrp1 gene encoding epithelial splicing regulatory protein 1 isoform X11, protein MTANVDYLVALFCTTSGTSGNQLGSDEKEIIQLVWQVVDLANKKTGPVNEVFVKPKHLELTEECKEQSGIAEETISAAEPLEHALNQFIQQLSNGISFGTGTSFCLCTDGQLHVRQVIHPEASSKNIMLPECFYSFFDLRKDFKKSFPESADLKDLDVQSMAEYLNIKPDVSVYGYGSKKVQTMSDIILALISDPLCYKFSLPEGVNEKFETGTCSKMERVDDNTVIRARGLPWQSSDQDIARFFRGLSIAKGGVALCLNAQGRRNGEALVRFVSEEHRDLALRRHKHHMGNRYIEVYKATGEDFLKIAGGTSNEVAQFLSRENQVIVRMRGLPFTASAEDVLLFFAPACPVTGGKDGILFVKYPDGRPTGDAFVLFSCEEHAQNALKKHKEILGKRYIELFKSTVAEVQQVLNRYTSAPLIPIAPAPIIPVVPQPPFAPPPGVRDCVRLRGLPYTATIEDILEFLGEFTADIRPHGVHMVLNQQGRPSGDAFIQMKSAERAFLTAQRCHKKTMKDRYVEVFQCSAEEMNIVLMGGTLNRNGLSPPPCKLRQYNLGGKSLNGSVGLWDACIFFFVCLFFLGGCCKSGLLCFQKPTDSLGTAVGKFSKMVKTLLNVIMTGKSSLHQMYCA, encoded by the exons ATGACGGCGAATGTTGATTATTTGGTGGCGTTATTTTGTACAACATCTGGTACCAGTGGGAATCAGTTGGGATCGGACGAAAAGGAGATCATTCAGCTGGTCTGGCAAGTTGTGGACTTGGCGAACAAGAag ACCGGGCCAGTTAATGAAGTTTTCGTGAAGCCGAAACACTTGGAGCTGACCGAGGAATGTAAAGAACAAAGTGGGATAGCGGAGGAAACGATCTCTGCGGCAGAGCCTCTGGAGCACGCCTTAAACCAG TTTATCCAGCAACTGAGTAATGGAATCAGTTTTGGGACTGGAACCTCGTTCTGTTTATGTACCGATGGTCAGCTTCACGTCCGTCAAGTCATCCATCCTGAGGCCTCCAGCAAG AACATCATGCTTCCGGAATGTTTCTACTCATTTTTCGACTTGCGAAAGGACTTCAAGAAAAGCTTCCCAGAGTCGGCAGATCTGAAGGACTTAGACGTTCAGAGCATGGCAGAGT ATCTGAACATAAAGCCAGATGTTTCAGTCTATGGATATGGCTCCAAAAAGGTCCAGACCATGAGCGACATAATCCTGGCACTCATTTCAGACCCCCTGT gTTACAAATTCTCCCTCCCGGAAGGAGTAAATGAAAAATTTGAGACCGGCACCTG CAGCAAGATGGAGCGGGTGGACGACAACACGGTGATCCGCGCGCGTGGCCTCCCCTGGCAGTCGTCCGACCAGGACATCGCCCGTTTCTTCAGGGGCCTCAGCATTGCCAA AGGGGGGGTGGCGCTCTGCCTGAACGCCCAGGGTCGCAGGAACGGGGAGGCGCTGGTGCGCTTCGTCAGCGAGGAGCACCGAGATCTGGCACTCCGGAGGCACAAGCACCACATGGGCAACCGCTACATTGAG GTGTACAAGGCAACTGGTGAAGATTTCCTCAAAATAGCTGGTG GTACCTCCAATGAGGTAGCCCAGTTCCTGTCCAGGGAGAACCAGGTGATAGTGCGCATGAGGGGGCTCCCCTTCACCGCCAGCGCTGAGGATGTGCTGCTCTTCTTCGCTCCCGCCTGCCCTGTCACAGGCGGGAAGGACGGCATCCTCTTCGTCAAGTACCCCGACGGGAGGCCCACGGGGGATGCCTTCGTGCTGTTCTCCTGCGAGGAGCACGCTCAGAACGCCCTCAAGAAGCACAAGGAGATCCTAGGGAAGCGATACATTGAGCTGTTCAAGAGCACCGTGGCCGAAGTGCAGCAG GTGCTGAACAGGTACACGTCTGCGCCCCTGATCCCCATAGCACCGGCCCCCATCATCCCCGTGGTGCCCCAGCCACCCTTCGCTCCCCCCCCTGGGGTACGGGACTGCGTCCGGCTCAGAGGCCTTCCCTACACGGCCACAATCGAGGACATTCTGGAGTTTCTGGGGGAGTTCACAGCTGACATTCGCCCCCACGGGGTTCACATGGTGCTCAACCAGCAG GGCCGTCCGTCTGGGGACGCCTTCATCCAGATGAAGTCGGCGGAGAGGGCCTTCCTGACGGCCCAGAGGTGCCACAAGAAGACGATGAAAGACCGATACGTGGAGGTGTTTCAGTGCTCGGCCGAGGAGATGAACATTGTGTTAATGGGGGGCACCTTGAACAGGAATGGCTTGTCCCCACCGCCATGTAAGTTACGAC AATATAACCTTGGTGGGAAAAGTCTCAACGGATCGGTAGGCCTCTGGGATgcgtgtatttttttttttgtttgtttgttttttctcgGTGGTTGCTGTAAATCTGGGTTACTCTGCTTTCAAAAACCTACAGATTCCCTTGGAACTGCAGTTGGCAAGTTTTCAAAAATGGTTAAAACTCTATTAAATGTAATAATGACTGGAAAGTCATCATTACATCAAATGTATTGTGCATAA